The Argentina anserina chromosome 3, drPotAnse1.1, whole genome shotgun sequence genome includes a region encoding these proteins:
- the LOC126789073 gene encoding uncharacterized protein LOC126789073 isoform X2: MRSSLFFITILTLTVAHGLQFEAHAAPAGPLIKHLSSLVKWTRAASAKTPQSDGNVVQFESGYLVETVVEGADIGVVPFKIRISEDGELFAVDSVNSNIVRITPPLSQYSRGRLVAGSFQGYTGHVDGKPSDARFNHPKGVTMDDKGNVYVADTLNHAIRKIGEAGVTTIAGGKSNVAGYRDGPSEDAMFSNDFDVVYVQPTCSLLVVDRGNAALRQISLNQEDCNYQYSSITSTDVLMVVGAVLIGYVTCMLQQGFGPSFFSRMQPLESEIKEHSRNTKSTPVVEIVKEDPGWPSFGQLVIDLCKIGLEAVTSTFLQFIPSRFIPGGSQKGLTPLKDSLRMPEDEADTPLVQRQSTPAPLSETRRSHTPNASDRYSDMKPSKIKSSSFKDPSLSSKHRSSKRQDSAEFYGSGERSKSQKERTRHRQRDKSGEVVFGAAAAEPKTVDMKTSAAYDNQKFDNYNMRSRYGPDNSYRF; this comes from the exons ATGAGAAGCtcccttttcttcatcaccatcCTCACTCTCACTGTCGCTCACGGCCTCCAATTCGAAGCCCATGCTGCTCCTGCAG GGCCATTGATAAAGCACTTGTCTTCCCTTGTCAAGTGGACGAGGGCGGCATCCGCCAAAACACCCCAATCAG ATGGGAATGTTGTTCAATTCGAGAGTGGGTACTTAGTTGAGACTGTCGTGGAAGGAGCTGACATTGGAGTTGTTCCATTCAAGATACGCATTTCAGAGGATGGGGAACTCTTTGCTGTGGACTCTGTTAATAGTAACATTGTCCGGATTACACCTCCGTTGTCTCAAT ATAGTAGGGGCAGATTGGTTGCTGGATCCTTTCAGGGTTATACAGGCCATGTTGATGGAAAGCCAAGTGATGCTCGTTTCAATCATCCAAAAGGTGTAACTATGGATGATAAAGGGAATGTATATGTTGCTGATACCTTGAATCACGCCATAAGAAAAATTGGAGAAGCTG GTGTGACAACCATAGCTGGTGGGAAATCAAATGTTGCTGGCTACAGGGATGGACCCAGCGAAGATGCAATGTTCTCAAACGATTTTGATGTAGTATATGTGCAGCCCACTTGTTCGTTGCTAGTTGTCGATAGAGGGAATGCTGCTCTTAGGCAGATATCTCTCAACCAGGAGGATTGTAATTATCAGTACAGCTCAATCACTTCCACAG ATGTCCTTATGGTTGTTGGTGCCGTCTTGATAGGATATGTTACATGCATGCTTCAGCAGGGATTTGGACCGTCTTTCTTCTCGAGGATG CAACCGTTAGAGAGTGAAATTAAAGAACATTCGCGCAACACAAAATCCACGCCAGTTGTGGAGATTGTGAAAGAGGACCCAGGATGGCCATCTTTTGGGCAGCTTGTAATTGATCTATGCAAGATTGGTCTTGAAGCAGTGACAAGCACATTTCTTCAGTTCATTCCCTCTCGTTTCATACCTGGTGGTTCGCAGAAAGGCCTCACACCATTAAAAGATTCTCTCAGGATGCCTGAAGACGAAGCTGACACCCCGTTGGTTCAGAGGCAAAGCACTCCTGCTCCTCTCTCGGAAACTCGACGGTCCCATACTCCCAATGCAAGTGATAGATATTCAGATATGAAGCCCTCAAAGATAAAGTCAAGTAGCTTTAAAGATCCTTCTTTGTCAAGCAAGCACCGGTCTTCAAAGCGCCAGGATTCTGCAGAATTCTATGGATCTGGTGAAAGGTCTAAGAGCCAGAAGGAAAGGACAAGGCATCGCCAACGAGATAAGAGTGGAGAGGTGGTTTTTGGGGCTGCCGCTGCAGAACCAAAAACTGTGGACATGAAGACATCAGCGGCTTATGACAATCAGAAGTTTGATAACTACAATATGAGGAGCAGGTATGGACCTGACAATTCATACCGGTTTTAA
- the LOC126789073 gene encoding uncharacterized protein LOC126789073 isoform X1, giving the protein MRSSLFFITILTLTVAHGLQFEAHAAPAGPLIKHLSSLVKWTRAASAKTPQSDGNVVQFESGYLVETVVEGADIGVVPFKIRISEDGELFAVDSVNSNIVRITPPLSQYSRGRLVAGSFQGYTGHVDGKPSDARFNHPKGVTMDDKGNVYVADTLNHAIRKIGEAGVTTIAGGKSNVAGYRDGPSEDAMFSNDFDVVYVQPTCSLLVVDRGNAALRQISLNQEDCNYQYSSITSTDVLMVVGAVLIGYVTCMLQQGFGPSFFSRMQQPLESEIKEHSRNTKSTPVVEIVKEDPGWPSFGQLVIDLCKIGLEAVTSTFLQFIPSRFIPGGSQKGLTPLKDSLRMPEDEADTPLVQRQSTPAPLSETRRSHTPNASDRYSDMKPSKIKSSSFKDPSLSSKHRSSKRQDSAEFYGSGERSKSQKERTRHRQRDKSGEVVFGAAAAEPKTVDMKTSAAYDNQKFDNYNMRSRYGPDNSYRF; this is encoded by the exons ATGAGAAGCtcccttttcttcatcaccatcCTCACTCTCACTGTCGCTCACGGCCTCCAATTCGAAGCCCATGCTGCTCCTGCAG GGCCATTGATAAAGCACTTGTCTTCCCTTGTCAAGTGGACGAGGGCGGCATCCGCCAAAACACCCCAATCAG ATGGGAATGTTGTTCAATTCGAGAGTGGGTACTTAGTTGAGACTGTCGTGGAAGGAGCTGACATTGGAGTTGTTCCATTCAAGATACGCATTTCAGAGGATGGGGAACTCTTTGCTGTGGACTCTGTTAATAGTAACATTGTCCGGATTACACCTCCGTTGTCTCAAT ATAGTAGGGGCAGATTGGTTGCTGGATCCTTTCAGGGTTATACAGGCCATGTTGATGGAAAGCCAAGTGATGCTCGTTTCAATCATCCAAAAGGTGTAACTATGGATGATAAAGGGAATGTATATGTTGCTGATACCTTGAATCACGCCATAAGAAAAATTGGAGAAGCTG GTGTGACAACCATAGCTGGTGGGAAATCAAATGTTGCTGGCTACAGGGATGGACCCAGCGAAGATGCAATGTTCTCAAACGATTTTGATGTAGTATATGTGCAGCCCACTTGTTCGTTGCTAGTTGTCGATAGAGGGAATGCTGCTCTTAGGCAGATATCTCTCAACCAGGAGGATTGTAATTATCAGTACAGCTCAATCACTTCCACAG ATGTCCTTATGGTTGTTGGTGCCGTCTTGATAGGATATGTTACATGCATGCTTCAGCAGGGATTTGGACCGTCTTTCTTCTCGAGGATG CAGCAACCGTTAGAGAGTGAAATTAAAGAACATTCGCGCAACACAAAATCCACGCCAGTTGTGGAGATTGTGAAAGAGGACCCAGGATGGCCATCTTTTGGGCAGCTTGTAATTGATCTATGCAAGATTGGTCTTGAAGCAGTGACAAGCACATTTCTTCAGTTCATTCCCTCTCGTTTCATACCTGGTGGTTCGCAGAAAGGCCTCACACCATTAAAAGATTCTCTCAGGATGCCTGAAGACGAAGCTGACACCCCGTTGGTTCAGAGGCAAAGCACTCCTGCTCCTCTCTCGGAAACTCGACGGTCCCATACTCCCAATGCAAGTGATAGATATTCAGATATGAAGCCCTCAAAGATAAAGTCAAGTAGCTTTAAAGATCCTTCTTTGTCAAGCAAGCACCGGTCTTCAAAGCGCCAGGATTCTGCAGAATTCTATGGATCTGGTGAAAGGTCTAAGAGCCAGAAGGAAAGGACAAGGCATCGCCAACGAGATAAGAGTGGAGAGGTGGTTTTTGGGGCTGCCGCTGCAGAACCAAAAACTGTGGACATGAAGACATCAGCGGCTTATGACAATCAGAAGTTTGATAACTACAATATGAGGAGCAGGTATGGACCTGACAATTCATACCGGTTTTAA
- the LOC126789086 gene encoding uncharacterized protein LOC126789086 — translation MGCAGSSQSKEDGALKKIRKPKPWKHPQPLTKTQLLQLREEFWDTAPHYGGRKEIWDALRAAAEADISLAQAIVDSAGVIVQSADLTICYDERGAKYELPKYVLSEPTNLIREN, via the exons ATGGGCTGCGCCGGATCGTCTCAGAGCAAAGAAGACG GAGCTTTGAAAAAGATACGGAAGCCTAAACCTTGGAAGCATCCCCAGCCACTAACAAAGACTCAGCTCTTGCAGTTGCGTGAAGAGTTTTGGGACACGGCTCCTCACTATGGTGGCAGGAAAg AGATCTGGGATGCTCTTCGAGCTGCTGCTGAGGCAGATATCAGTCTAGCACAAGCTATTGTTGACAGTGCTGGGGTAATTGTACAGAGTGCTGATTTGACAATTTGCTATGATGAAAGAG GTGCAAAATACGAACTGCCCAAGTATGTTTTGAGTGAGCCAACCAACTTGATTCGAGAGAATTAA